The Vibrio navarrensis genome has a segment encoding these proteins:
- the waaA gene encoding lipid IV(A) 3-deoxy-D-manno-octulosonic acid transferase — MLVRLLYTLILALAAPLLLFGLYRSKANKPKFGARWKEHFGITPKLDGQTRPLWIHAVSVGESLAAIPLIKAIKAQTPEQRIVVTTTTSTGAEQIAKLGDLVEHRYMPIDFAFAVRGFLKAVNPAKMLIIETELWPNTLATVHKANIPIIVVNARLSEKSQRNYAKVQPLFNLLHPCLSKVLCQSQADADRFAKLGVATEKLSVTGSIKFDIHISDEIKRKGAELRAQLGQDRPIWIAASTHKGEDEQVLDAHRQVLETHPNALLILVPRHPERFDSVFELCQAQGFETIRRTQQQNVTDSTQVYLGDTMGEMLVLLGAADVCFMGGSLVGNKVGGHNVLEPAALGVPVITGPSFFNFKEVTESLMKIEAIEKIGNQNELGKAILITIRNTNVKAEIANRVKIFMMKNYGAIVRTLHEL, encoded by the coding sequence ATGTTAGTGCGGCTGCTCTATACGCTGATTCTGGCTCTAGCCGCACCTTTGCTACTGTTCGGCTTGTATCGCAGCAAAGCGAATAAACCAAAGTTTGGGGCGCGCTGGAAAGAGCATTTCGGTATCACGCCTAAACTTGATGGGCAAACGAGACCACTGTGGATCCATGCCGTCTCTGTCGGTGAAAGCCTCGCGGCGATTCCGCTCATCAAAGCCATCAAAGCGCAAACCCCAGAGCAACGGATTGTCGTGACCACCACAACCAGTACCGGCGCAGAACAAATCGCAAAACTGGGTGATTTGGTCGAACATCGCTATATGCCGATCGATTTTGCCTTTGCAGTGCGCGGTTTTCTTAAAGCGGTCAATCCCGCCAAGATGCTGATCATCGAAACCGAGCTGTGGCCCAACACCTTAGCCACCGTGCATAAAGCCAATATTCCGATTATCGTGGTCAATGCTCGTTTATCAGAAAAATCTCAGCGAAATTACGCCAAAGTGCAGCCGCTATTTAACCTGCTCCATCCATGTTTGAGTAAAGTCCTTTGCCAATCCCAAGCAGACGCGGATCGTTTCGCCAAGCTTGGGGTCGCGACAGAGAAGCTCAGCGTCACGGGTTCGATAAAATTCGATATCCATATCTCTGATGAGATCAAACGTAAAGGCGCTGAATTGCGCGCTCAGCTTGGCCAAGACAGACCTATCTGGATAGCCGCGAGCACCCATAAAGGTGAAGATGAACAAGTGCTAGATGCTCATAGACAAGTGTTAGAAACGCATCCCAATGCACTCTTGATATTAGTTCCCCGCCACCCTGAGCGTTTCGATTCGGTGTTCGAATTGTGCCAAGCACAAGGGTTTGAAACGATAAGGCGCACGCAACAGCAAAACGTTACCGACTCGACTCAAGTTTACCTAGGCGACACCATGGGAGAGATGTTGGTCTTGCTAGGCGCAGCTGACGTCTGTTTTATGGGCGGAAGCCTAGTTGGCAACAAAGTCGGCGGGCATAATGTGTTAGAGCCAGCAGCGTTGGGAGTGCCAGTCATTACCGGGCCGAGTTTCTTTAATTTTAAGGAAGTAACCGAAAGCTTAATGAAAATTGAGGCTATAGAAAAGATTGGAAATCAGAACGAGCTTGGAAAAGCAATTCTTATTACAATTAGAAACACCAATGTGAAAGCTGAAATAGCTAATCGAGTTAAAATATTCATGATGAAAAATTATGGAGCAATAGTTCGTACTCTACACGAATTATAA
- the waaF gene encoding lipopolysaccharide heptosyltransferase II: MMKILVIGPSWVGDMVMSQSLYTTLKQQHPDALIDVMAPGWCKPILERMPEVNRAIEMPLGHGEFNLLGRREIGKSLREFKYDHAYVLPNSAKSALIPWFANIPLRTGWRGELRYGLLNDLRPNKKAFQYMVERYVALAHPRAQMVDSASLGGLETLPRPKLSIDVDAQQQTLAKFALSTQSKVIGLCPGAEFGPAKKWPENHYAEVAHVMCQQGHQVWLFGSQKDLDTCKSIKQRVPSEYHAQIQVLAGQTSLIEAVDLLAACHTVVSNDSGLMHVAAAVGCNVVAVYGSTSPKYTPPLAEKVEIVHTDIECRPCFKRECQYQHLKCLSELTPKQVLDSIRKLDAIAVSEC; this comes from the coding sequence ATCATGAAGATCTTAGTTATTGGCCCTTCATGGGTGGGCGATATGGTGATGTCGCAGTCACTTTACACGACACTTAAGCAGCAACACCCTGATGCGCTGATTGATGTGATGGCGCCAGGCTGGTGTAAACCTATCTTAGAACGCATGCCCGAAGTGAACCGAGCAATTGAAATGCCGCTTGGCCACGGGGAGTTTAACTTGCTGGGCCGTCGTGAAATCGGTAAGTCGCTACGCGAGTTTAAGTACGATCACGCCTACGTTTTGCCTAACTCGGCCAAATCGGCGCTCATTCCTTGGTTTGCCAATATTCCTCTGCGCACGGGCTGGCGCGGTGAGCTGCGTTATGGCCTGCTCAATGATTTACGCCCTAATAAAAAAGCCTTCCAGTATATGGTCGAGCGCTACGTGGCGCTGGCTCATCCGCGAGCGCAAATGGTCGATTCCGCCTCGCTCGGCGGCCTGGAAACGCTGCCTCGTCCTAAGCTGTCCATCGATGTCGATGCGCAGCAACAAACGCTGGCGAAGTTTGCGCTTTCGACCCAAAGCAAAGTAATTGGCCTGTGTCCTGGGGCGGAGTTTGGCCCGGCCAAAAAATGGCCAGAAAACCATTATGCTGAAGTCGCTCATGTCATGTGCCAGCAAGGCCATCAAGTATGGCTGTTTGGCTCGCAAAAAGATCTCGACACATGTAAAAGCATTAAACAGCGTGTGCCGAGCGAGTATCATGCTCAAATCCAAGTGTTAGCCGGGCAAACCAGCCTTATCGAAGCGGTGGATCTGCTGGCGGCTTGTCACACGGTAGTGAGTAACGATTCAGGCCTGATGCACGTCGCCGCGGCGGTTGGTTGTAATGTCGTGGCGGTGTATGGCTCGACCTCGCCGAAATACACTCCACCGCTGGCCGAAAAGGTCGAGATTGTGCATACCGACATTGAATGTCGCCCCTGCTTTAAACGTGAGTGCCAGTATCAGCATCTCAAATGTTTGTCGGAACTGACACCCAAGCAAGTGTTAGACAGCATTCGTAAATTGGATGCCATTGCGGTGAGCGAATGTTAG
- a CDS encoding glycosyltransferase family 25 protein: MKVFVVSLTRSIERRERVQRLLDQEGVDFEFFDAVDGSLPNFTHSEKSRERITRARKGYQMHENELACFASHYEVWQHCIKLNEAIIVLEDNVDPVGPIKEVLTSAFAQINYYGYIKLSATIKQTFHKIISLVNGYDLGGYSSGTCGTTAYIISPSTAELFVKNAQTFLEPVDDYMEKPWRHGVQVYSVYPDLFSRAKVMSTIGSKRKDKSQMTLFNKIYAEFFRTYESILRFISWKNKS; encoded by the coding sequence GTGAAAGTATTCGTTGTAAGCCTCACTCGCTCAATTGAGCGTAGAGAAAGAGTTCAAAGGTTACTTGATCAAGAAGGCGTCGATTTTGAGTTTTTTGATGCAGTCGATGGCTCTTTACCTAATTTTACTCACTCAGAAAAAAGCAGAGAGAGGATCACTCGAGCTCGCAAAGGTTATCAGATGCATGAAAACGAACTAGCTTGTTTTGCTAGTCATTATGAAGTTTGGCAACACTGCATCAAACTCAATGAAGCCATTATTGTTCTTGAGGATAACGTTGACCCTGTAGGGCCAATAAAAGAAGTTCTTACATCCGCATTTGCTCAGATAAATTACTATGGTTATATAAAACTTTCTGCCACAATAAAACAGACCTTCCATAAGATAATTTCTTTGGTCAATGGTTATGATCTCGGAGGCTATTCATCTGGAACTTGTGGTACCACTGCCTATATAATATCTCCCTCTACCGCAGAGCTCTTCGTGAAAAACGCCCAAACTTTTCTTGAACCCGTAGATGATTACATGGAAAAACCATGGAGACACGGCGTGCAAGTCTATAGCGTTTATCCTGATCTCTTTTCTCGAGCGAAAGTGATGTCAACTATAGGTAGTAAAAGAAAGGATAAATCCCAAATGACATTGTTCAATAAAATCTATGCGGAGTTTTTTAGAACTTACGAATCGATTTTGCGGTTCATATCCTGGAAAAACAAATCATGA
- the lpxM gene encoding lauroyl-Kdo(2)-lipid IV(A) myristoyltransferase (LpxM is lauroyl-Kdo(2)-lipid IV(A) myristoyltransferase, an enzyme characterized in Escherichia coli and involved in biosynthesis of the form of lipid A found in that species and some closely related species.), whose product MTTERNDFDPKAHNPTFQWGFLAPKYWGIWLGLIVGLPIALLPIRLQYWIASKIAKKLASNPPRTVHNIWANLTLCFPDKSDNEKETILLECLTTAGVFLLNFPLITLFGKRYLEKSCSINGLEHLQTVREQGHNVILLTPHTWAIDVLPVLLASKGSPVVAMVKEQKNPVGDWLMHRQRMQFGGRIYERSAGIKPYMKSVREGYIGYYLPDQDHGREQSLFVDFFATQKATLPGLGKLAKVSKAKVLAAFTRLNTETGKYEITISPEWEGFPSGDEHADARAMNVFIEQQVSRYPEQYMWTFQLLRTRPDPNEPSPYYNEDLKKPDCFHK is encoded by the coding sequence ATGACAACTGAACGAAACGACTTTGACCCTAAAGCGCACAACCCCACCTTTCAGTGGGGTTTTCTTGCGCCTAAATATTGGGGAATATGGCTTGGCCTGATTGTGGGGTTGCCGATTGCTTTGCTGCCCATCCGTTTACAATATTGGATTGCCAGTAAAATCGCTAAAAAGCTTGCCAGTAACCCACCGCGTACTGTGCACAACATCTGGGCCAACTTAACCTTATGCTTTCCGGACAAAAGCGATAATGAGAAAGAAACCATCTTGTTGGAGTGCCTAACCACCGCAGGGGTCTTTCTACTCAACTTTCCGCTCATCACCCTCTTTGGCAAACGCTATTTAGAAAAGAGCTGTTCAATAAACGGTCTAGAGCATTTACAAACGGTCCGAGAACAGGGCCACAACGTCATTTTACTCACGCCACATACTTGGGCGATTGATGTTTTGCCAGTACTGCTCGCCTCAAAAGGCAGCCCCGTGGTGGCTATGGTCAAAGAGCAAAAAAACCCGGTTGGTGATTGGCTGATGCACAGGCAACGGATGCAATTTGGTGGACGCATTTACGAGCGCAGCGCCGGAATAAAACCTTACATGAAATCGGTGCGCGAGGGGTATATCGGCTATTATCTTCCTGACCAAGATCATGGCCGTGAACAGAGCCTGTTCGTCGACTTTTTTGCTACGCAAAAAGCCACCTTACCGGGTTTAGGCAAACTGGCTAAAGTGAGTAAAGCCAAGGTACTGGCTGCCTTTACTCGCCTCAATACCGAAACTGGCAAATATGAAATCACGATTTCTCCCGAGTGGGAGGGCTTCCCAAGTGGCGATGAACACGCAGATGCCAGAGCCATGAACGTCTTTATCGAACAGCAAGTCTCTCGTTATCCAGAACAGTACATGTGGACGTTCCAACTTCTGCGTACGCGGCCCGATCCCAACGAGCCAAGCCCTTACTACAATGAAGATTTAAAGAAACCAGATTGTTTTCACAAATGA
- the rfaD gene encoding ADP-glyceromanno-heptose 6-epimerase gives MIIVTGGAGMIGSNIVKALNEIGINDILVVDNLKNGRKFKNLVDLDITDYMDRDDFLTQIMAGDNFGPIEAVFHQGACSATTEWDGKYMMLNNYEYSKELLHYCLDREIPFLYASSAATYGETSVFKEEQEYEGALNVYGYSKQQFDNYVRRLWQDAEEHGEKLSQITGFRYFNVYGPREQHKGSMASVAFHLNNQILAGENPKLFAGSEQFKRDFIYVGDVCKVNLWFMQNGVSGIFNCGTGNAESFEEVAKAVIKHHGKGEIETIPFPEHLKGAYQEFTQADLTKLRAAGCDVEFKTVAEGVAEYMAALRG, from the coding sequence ATGATCATCGTAACTGGTGGTGCTGGCATGATTGGCAGCAATATTGTTAAGGCTCTCAACGAGATTGGCATCAATGATATTTTGGTGGTAGACAATCTAAAAAATGGTAGAAAGTTCAAAAACCTGGTTGACCTCGACATCACCGATTACATGGACAGAGATGACTTTCTGACCCAAATTATGGCGGGCGACAATTTCGGCCCGATCGAAGCGGTGTTCCACCAAGGTGCTTGTTCGGCGACGACCGAGTGGGACGGCAAGTACATGATGCTCAACAACTACGAGTATTCAAAAGAGTTGTTGCACTACTGTTTGGATCGCGAGATCCCATTTCTATACGCCTCTTCTGCGGCGACCTACGGCGAAACCTCGGTATTTAAAGAGGAGCAGGAATACGAAGGCGCACTGAATGTCTACGGTTACTCAAAACAGCAGTTTGATAACTACGTGCGTCGTCTGTGGCAAGATGCCGAAGAACACGGTGAAAAACTGTCGCAGATCACGGGCTTCCGTTACTTTAATGTTTACGGCCCGCGTGAGCAGCATAAAGGCAGCATGGCCTCGGTGGCGTTCCACCTCAATAATCAAATTCTTGCCGGTGAAAATCCCAAGCTGTTTGCAGGTAGCGAGCAGTTCAAGCGCGATTTCATCTACGTTGGCGATGTGTGTAAGGTGAACTTGTGGTTTATGCAAAACGGTGTCTCTGGCATCTTTAACTGCGGCACGGGCAATGCAGAGTCCTTCGAAGAAGTGGCCAAGGCGGTGATCAAACATCATGGCAAAGGCGAGATCGAAACTATCCCGTTCCCTGAGCATCTAAAAGGCGCTTACCAAGAATTTACCCAAGCCGACCTAACCAAACTGCGCGCTGCTGGCTGTGATGTCGAGTTTAAGACTGTCGCCGAAGGGGTAGCGGAGTATATGGCGGCTTTAAGGGGCTAG
- a CDS encoding carboxypeptidase regulatory-like domain-containing protein, translating into MTIFSRTVISTLIAAALSACGGGDGGGSSPDPVDPVTQVRAISTQIVSGQVTSSSGQPVAKSSVALQFQSSDGQSLVELSTESDDSGFYSISVPEIKADAHKASRLVVSVAKSGFVENEKSIDVNDQSNRISVNVLLATALVNTVKRSDLGSVVVPANGVPSLRFSLVKNSQGQQRVVVGEVSPAADEDVQLALNLPVANIDPNVDVINSEVAYFDSSNANDIQSFPGEFEGQGETDNQGQGVNFDNQNSDESYRLISSTFSQIRLTDENQQPLPLTNVQPSAGESPSIVMMVPKGSYPTIQRDFDLTTDSIQIPIYVYRSGQGWQYVGNGILTNDSAGEQATSTTDIPIDDQGVISLTGQEALQLYVKVEISQANQWIQWINLDWPIKAGVNTNICLQGKVSYQNGEKFYGQISVRLPDGGTEWHYIEDGAYKINTLVSGTSAEPTNGALWSLPVYNQKTWQTEYVQMPATLTVGGCNDLPELVLVNPYACTLEGHTFESNGSTPVASQYVRISHARGQDYAFTDANGYYSQSVLCDSELAVSALGQNKPATVTSVEEKATLDFTKTNQPPLLGALLRTPSQMKIDESADLRWSVSDPDGDAVTVNIECEGDDNCTIERSGTRATITFSSIGEKTLVISADDGQTRADGSANPVRRFPITVRDSDNIAPQIIGFDYGNTRYSAGETIKVQQGNQGIVTAIARDGNGDTLSYQWSGKCSGTTDKCDLAAVEVGEHTATLTITDDHNTPLSSSANIKFNVVADQAPVIEVLSANPSSVGSNGQNNVTLITLAALVSDDFTARDQLQLSWRLVNSDEQDVTSLLGEASGQTIRLAANTIPVGSYQATLSVTDTAATPNVSSKSVAFTVLVNQPPSVALSSSVTNITVLQGQTNSEAVIVTATVSDDDGNSGLTLDWTMAKGGQDMSSALALSADKRQATIAANSLSAGNYVITLKATDAVGLSSESQLTVSVVEDKAPQILSLTATPRIQQANESGTNPDAINFSVSVSDDNDDAPTVAWTFSSGVSATVNGNSASIAAESLAVGEYQASVTVTDNQGQATTQNLAFSVLEFSGNIGIIVE; encoded by the coding sequence ATGACAATCTTTAGTCGCACCGTAATAAGCACTCTTATCGCGGCGGCACTTTCAGCCTGTGGCGGCGGGGATGGCGGCGGCAGTAGCCCAGACCCAGTCGACCCAGTTACCCAAGTGCGTGCCATCAGTACTCAAATCGTCTCCGGTCAAGTGACATCAAGCAGTGGACAACCCGTCGCCAAATCGAGCGTTGCGCTTCAGTTCCAAAGCAGTGATGGTCAGTCATTGGTTGAACTGAGTACCGAAAGTGATGACAGTGGTTTCTATTCAATCTCCGTTCCTGAAATCAAAGCTGATGCTCACAAAGCCAGCCGCTTGGTCGTTTCAGTGGCGAAATCAGGGTTTGTTGAAAACGAAAAAAGCATCGACGTTAACGATCAATCCAATCGAATCTCGGTCAATGTGCTCTTGGCTACCGCTCTGGTCAACACGGTCAAACGTTCCGATCTCGGTTCTGTCGTGGTACCGGCCAATGGCGTGCCGAGCTTGCGCTTTTCTCTGGTGAAAAATAGCCAAGGACAGCAGCGGGTTGTGGTCGGAGAGGTTTCCCCTGCCGCCGATGAAGATGTGCAGCTTGCGCTTAATCTTCCAGTGGCCAATATCGACCCGAATGTTGATGTAATCAACAGTGAAGTGGCTTACTTCGATTCGAGTAATGCTAATGATATCCAAAGCTTCCCAGGCGAGTTTGAAGGGCAGGGGGAAACGGATAATCAAGGGCAAGGGGTCAATTTTGATAACCAAAACAGCGATGAAAGCTATCGCCTGATCTCCAGCACCTTCAGCCAAATTCGTTTAACTGATGAAAATCAGCAGCCATTACCACTGACCAATGTTCAGCCATCGGCCGGTGAAAGCCCATCCATTGTGATGATGGTGCCGAAAGGCTCTTACCCAACTATTCAGCGCGATTTTGATTTAACCACAGACTCTATTCAGATCCCGATTTACGTCTATCGCAGTGGACAAGGTTGGCAATATGTCGGTAACGGCATATTGACCAATGATTCTGCTGGCGAGCAGGCCACGAGCACGACGGACATTCCGATTGACGATCAGGGCGTCATTAGCCTAACGGGCCAAGAAGCGTTGCAACTGTACGTTAAGGTGGAGATCAGCCAAGCCAACCAGTGGATTCAGTGGATCAACTTGGACTGGCCGATCAAAGCGGGCGTTAATACCAATATCTGTCTGCAAGGTAAAGTCAGTTACCAAAACGGTGAAAAATTCTACGGGCAGATCAGCGTTCGCCTGCCTGATGGAGGAACCGAATGGCACTATATCGAAGATGGCGCATACAAAATTAACACACTGGTATCAGGCACTTCAGCCGAACCGACCAATGGAGCCTTGTGGTCCCTGCCAGTCTACAACCAAAAAACTTGGCAGACAGAATATGTGCAGATGCCAGCCACTCTCACCGTCGGTGGGTGTAATGATTTGCCCGAACTGGTGTTGGTCAACCCTTATGCGTGTACGTTAGAAGGACACACCTTTGAGTCGAATGGCAGCACGCCAGTGGCGAGTCAATACGTACGCATCAGCCACGCGCGTGGCCAAGATTACGCCTTCACCGATGCCAACGGTTATTACAGCCAAAGCGTGTTGTGTGACAGTGAGCTGGCGGTCAGCGCCCTTGGGCAGAACAAACCCGCGACGGTGACGAGCGTCGAAGAAAAAGCGACGTTGGATTTCACCAAAACCAACCAACCGCCGCTACTTGGGGCGTTGCTGCGCACGCCATCGCAAATGAAGATCGATGAAAGCGCCGATCTGCGTTGGTCGGTTTCTGACCCAGATGGGGATGCTGTGACGGTCAATATCGAGTGCGAAGGCGATGACAACTGCACCATTGAGCGCAGTGGCACGCGAGCGACCATCACGTTCAGTTCGATTGGCGAGAAAACGCTGGTGATCAGTGCGGATGATGGACAAACCCGGGCCGATGGCAGTGCTAATCCAGTACGCCGCTTCCCGATTACCGTGCGTGACAGCGACAACATCGCGCCGCAAATCATCGGTTTTGATTACGGCAACACCCGCTACTCTGCTGGAGAAACGATTAAAGTCCAGCAAGGTAACCAGGGCATAGTCACCGCCATTGCCCGTGATGGCAACGGCGACACGCTCAGCTATCAATGGAGTGGGAAATGCAGTGGCACCACGGATAAGTGCGATCTCGCGGCGGTCGAAGTTGGCGAACATACCGCCACACTGACCATCACTGACGATCACAACACGCCGCTCTCTAGCTCGGCCAACATCAAGTTCAACGTGGTGGCGGATCAAGCGCCAGTGATTGAGGTGCTCAGTGCTAACCCAAGCTCTGTCGGCAGTAACGGGCAGAACAACGTGACACTGATTACGCTGGCGGCGTTAGTGAGTGATGACTTTACCGCGCGTGATCAACTGCAACTGAGCTGGCGCCTAGTCAACAGCGACGAGCAAGATGTCACCTCTTTGCTGGGCGAGGCGTCTGGGCAAACCATTCGCTTAGCGGCCAACACCATCCCCGTTGGCAGTTATCAGGCGACGTTAAGCGTGACCGATACGGCAGCCACGCCAAACGTGAGCAGCAAATCGGTGGCGTTTACTGTGCTGGTGAATCAACCACCGTCAGTGGCGCTCAGCAGTAGCGTCACCAACATCACGGTTTTGCAAGGGCAGACGAACAGTGAAGCGGTGATTGTCACGGCGACAGTGTCGGATGACGATGGTAACTCAGGCCTAACGTTGGATTGGACCATGGCGAAAGGCGGTCAAGACATGAGCAGTGCACTGGCGTTGTCCGCTGACAAGCGGCAAGCCACCATCGCGGCGAACAGTTTGAGCGCAGGCAACTATGTGATCACGCTAAAAGCGACCGATGCGGTTGGTTTGAGCAGTGAATCTCAGCTGACTGTGAGTGTGGTCGAAGACAAAGCGCCGCAAATTCTTTCGTTGACAGCAACGCCAAGAATTCAGCAAGCGAATGAGTCGGGCACCAACCCGGATGCAATTAACTTCAGTGTCAGCGTGAGTGACGATAACGACGACGCTCCAACAGTGGCGTGGACGTTTAGCTCGGGCGTATCGGCCACGGTCAATGGCAACAGTGCCAGCATTGCAGCCGAAAGCTTAGCGGTTGGCGAATATCAAGCCAGCGTCACAGTCACGGATAACCAAGGTCAGGCGACAACGCAAAACCTCGCCTTCTCGGTACTCGAATTTTCAGGAAACATCGGAATTATTGTCGAATAA